A single Methanolobus sp. ZRKC5 DNA region contains:
- a CDS encoding metallophosphoesterase produces MIGIMSDSHDNMDAIKAAVELFNKKKVKTVLHAGDIISPFTATAFSKLDADMYFVFGNNDGDRLLLKEKFEELNAQCCGDFGDLEIDGKRIALLHGIYEPPVTALAESGDFDIVVRGHTHHAGVTKINETLLINPGETAGVLTGKRTVALLDPELGVEIVEI; encoded by the coding sequence ATGATAGGAATAATGTCTGATTCACACGATAACATGGATGCCATCAAGGCTGCTGTGGAACTGTTCAATAAGAAGAAGGTCAAGACTGTCCTGCATGCAGGTGACATCATTTCCCCTTTCACTGCAACAGCTTTTAGCAAACTGGATGCAGATATGTATTTTGTTTTTGGGAATAATGACGGTGACAGATTGTTACTAAAAGAAAAATTTGAAGAATTGAATGCGCAATGTTGTGGCGACTTCGGTGATCTGGAGATTGATGGAAAAAGAATTGCGCTTCTTCATGGAATATATGAGCCTCCAGTAACTGCTCTGGCAGAATCAGGAGACTTTGATATAGTAGTCAGGGGACACACACACCATGCCGGTGTCACAAAAATAAACGAGACGTTATTGATAAATCCGGGTGAGACCGCAGGAGTGCTCACCGGAAAACGTACGGTGGCACTTCTTGATCCCGAACTTGGTGTTGAGATTGTAGAAATCTAA
- a CDS encoding PGF-pre-PGF domain-containing protein — MNIIIFSLNIYRKMMLFFLILTLVYSCILITSANSVVSISPSTQEVYAKQNFDVYINIEPDIPIAGAQLDILFNNNMFSANDVDDEGFFEQGDSMSIFIGGTVDNPQGKINGLFAVTLGQDEISTSGNFAHITFTASNNTGNYIISLSNVILSDSEGKAVPVTIQNSQVKILGASSTLVQETITTSGCGAGGGGGNPGENIENIDIKEVEKLYITGDSEVIYLFDENANPIKFIRYRSLKNAGFITSTIEVLKDVSSTISEKPEGTIYRNINIWLGKAGYATETNMKDMRISFAVLKKWILVNDVETTDIHLKRYHEHKWETLETKMTGENEDFVIFEAITPGFSPFAITADVQFEKTMDETLSNKKNDNDMITQEEDEKEDSLFPKNSISASTDEDSAKLAQNSSLILCMSMFILLLCRRGNVV; from the coding sequence ATGAACATAATAATATTTTCCCTGAATATTTACAGGAAAATGATGCTATTTTTCCTGATATTAACACTTGTATACTCATGTATTCTGATTACATCGGCAAATTCCGTTGTTAGCATATCACCATCTACACAGGAAGTATATGCAAAACAGAATTTCGATGTCTACATCAATATAGAACCAGATATACCAATAGCCGGTGCACAACTGGACATTTTATTTAACAATAACATGTTTTCTGCAAATGATGTGGATGATGAGGGATTCTTTGAACAGGGAGATTCCATGTCAATTTTTATTGGAGGAACAGTTGATAATCCGCAAGGAAAAATCAACGGTTTGTTTGCCGTAACACTTGGACAGGATGAGATAAGTACCTCTGGAAACTTTGCGCACATCACATTCACTGCAAGCAATAACACAGGAAATTACATTATCAGTCTTTCCAATGTGATATTAAGTGATTCTGAAGGAAAGGCTGTTCCAGTGACTATTCAGAACTCACAGGTTAAGATTCTGGGAGCTTCATCCACTTTAGTACAGGAAACCATTACCACCTCAGGTTGCGGAGCCGGTGGTGGTGGAGGCAATCCCGGCGAGAATATTGAGAATATTGACATTAAGGAAGTAGAGAAACTATATATTACCGGAGACTCAGAAGTCATTTATCTCTTTGATGAGAACGCAAATCCCATTAAATTTATCCGTTATAGATCATTGAAGAATGCAGGGTTCATAACAAGCACAATTGAAGTGCTTAAAGATGTATCATCAACTATTTCCGAAAAACCAGAGGGTACAATTTACAGAAATATCAATATATGGCTTGGAAAAGCAGGCTATGCAACAGAAACTAACATGAAAGACATGAGAATCTCTTTTGCAGTCCTTAAAAAATGGATTCTGGTAAATGATGTTGAAACAACTGATATACATTTGAAAAGGTACCATGAACATAAATGGGAAACACTCGAAACTAAAATGACTGGAGAGAATGAAGATTTTGTGATCTTTGAAGCGATAACCCCTGGATTTTCACCATTTGCCATAACTGCAGATGTACAATTTGAAAAAACGATGGATGAAACTCTTTCAAATAAGAAAAATGACAACGATATGATTACGCAGGAGGAAGATGAAAAAGAAGACAGCCTGTTTCCAAAGAACTCCATTTCAGCCTCAACAGATGAAGATTCAGCAAAACTTGCGCAGAACAGCTCACTAATTCTTTGTATGTCAATGTTCATCCTTTTACTTTGCAGACGTGGCAACGTTGTTTAA